The segment GCCTACAACCTGCTGCCGGTGCTGACCGCCCTGGAGAACGCCGAGTTCCCGATGCTGCTCCAGGGGGTGGACGCCGCGGAGCGACGCGCGCGGGTGCGGGAGCTGTTCGCGCGGACCGGCATGGAGGGGCTCGAGGACCGGCGGCCGGGGAAGCTCTCCGGCGGGCAGCAACAGCGGGTGGCGGTGGTGCGCGCCGTGGCGAGCCGGCCGGCCCTGGTGCTGGCCGACGAGCCGACCGCCAACCTCGACTCGCATTCCAGCGAGGCGCTGCTCGACGTCATGGCCGAGCTGAACCGCGACCTCGGCGTGACCTTCGTCTTCGCGACCCACGACCTCCGGGTCATGGAGCGCTCGCGGCGGCTCGTGCGCATGGTGGACGGGAACATCGACTCCGACGAGACCCGCGCGTGACCAGCCGGTTCGGCGCCGGTACCGTCTTCGTAGCCGGCCTGCTCGCCGTCGGGCTGCTGGTGGCCGGCGCAGCGCCGGCCGCGGCGCAGTCGAGCTGGCTCACCGGCTACGTGCTGACGGTGCCGCTTCTCAGCGGCTCGACGGCCCTGTCCGAGAGCAACGCCAGCAACTTCAACCGCTTCCGACTGTCCACCGAACAAGCGCTCGGTCCGTTGTTCTTCGAGGCGGCGTACGAGCACGCCGTCACGTTCCAGCAGAACGCCGCGCCGCTGAGCCTCGGACTCGGCGGGCTGGTCGACATCCAGAGCGGCGGCGAGTGGTTCGATCTGCAAGGCACGATCTCGCGCCACGACCAGAAGCACATGCTGTGGCGCCATCGCTTCGACCGGCTCAACGTGGCCTGGGCGCCGACCGAGGCGATGGAGCTGAGCGTCGGGCGGCAGGCGATCTCGTGGGGCACGACCCAGATCTTCACGCCGGCGGATCCCTTCCCGGCCTTCAGCCCCACCGACCCGTTCCAGGTGTTCCGGGCGGGCGTCGACGCGGCGCGCCTGCGGATCTACCCGAGCGCGCTGTCCGAGATCGACATCGTCTTTCGCCCGAGCCGCACCGATGTGGGGGAGGAGGTCACCGCGCTCGCGCGCGGCTTCGCCACCTGGAAG is part of the Acidobacteriota bacterium genome and harbors:
- a CDS encoding ABC transporter ATP-binding protein, which codes for MTDANNAAVRTAGVWKIFQQEAEEVRAVQDVSLTVERGEFTALAGPSGSGKTTLLNLIGGLTRPTRGQVWVAGREVSEMSNRELAQLRLEQVGFVFQAYNLLPVLTALENAEFPMLLQGVDAAERRARVRELFARTGMEGLEDRRPGKLSGGQQQRVAVVRAVASRPALVLADEPTANLDSHSSEALLDVMAELNRDLGVTFVFATHDLRVMERSRRLVRMVDGNIDSDETRA